In the Natrinema sp. CBA1119 genome, GATGCAGACCCTGGACATCGAATATCTCGATCTCGATCTCGCGGTCGGCGGGCTCGACCAGCGCAAGGTCCACATGCTCGCGCGGGAGAAGCTGCCCGAACTCGAGTACGACGTTCGGCCCGCGATCCACACCCCCATCGTCGCCGACCTCACGAGCGGCGAGGGGAAGATGTCCTCGAGCGGGGGGATCACCATCTCGATGGAGGACTCGACCGCGGACCTCGAGGAGAAGGTCAACTCGGCGTTCTGCCCGCCGACCCGGGACCCCGAAGGCGACCTCGAGAACCCCGTCCTCGAACTGTTCGAGTACCACATCTTCCCGCGGTTCGACGAAGTCGTCGTCGAGCGACCCGAGAAGTACGGCGGCGATCTCACCTACGAGTCGTACGAGGAGCTCGCTGCGGACCTCGAGTCGGGCGAACTCCACCCCGCCGACGCGAAGGGGACGCTCGCGGCCTCCCTCGACGAACTGATCGCGCCCGGCCGCGAGAAGCTGCGCGAACTGCGCTCCTGAGACCGACGGATCTCTCGGTCGGAACCCGCTCGCTATTCTGCCGCCCCTCGCCGCCGGGAGACGATCCAGCCGATTGAAGTGCCGGCGGCCCCCTTGCGAGGCTATGAACGAGACGCGACGAGCGGTTCTCGAGGCGCTCGCGGACGGGCCGGCATCGGGGCCGGAGCTGGCGGACTCGCTCGATATCTCACGGGCGGCCGTCTGGAAGCAGATCGAGGCGTTGCGCGAGGCGAACTTCGAGATCGAGAGCGGCCCGAACGGGTACGAACTCGCGGCCGTCGAGGCGTACAATGCGCCGGCAGTCGAGTTCGGACTCGAGGCCCCGTTCTCCATCGAGTACCACGACTCCGTGGGCAGTACGAACGATCGAGCGCGCGAACTGGCCGCCGACGGCGCGGCGGACGTGGCGGTCCTCGCGGACGAACAGACCGGCGGCCGCGGCCGCCTCGAGCGCGAGTGGGCCGCGCCGTCGGGCGGCGTCTGGGTGAGCGTCGTGACGCGCCCCGATATCACGCCCGCGCAGGCACCGCTGTACACGCTCGCGGCGTCGGTCGCCGCGGCGACGGCGGCTCGAGAGGCGGGCGTCGACGCGCGGATCAAGTGGCCCAACGACGTGGTCGTCCCGGTCAGCGACGACGGCGACTATCGGAAACTCGCGGGGATCCTCACGGAGATGGAGGGACAGACGGATCGGGTCGACTGGCTCGTCGTCGGGATCGGGCTCAACGCGAACCTCGACGCCGACGCGCTCCCCGAGGGCGCGACCAGCGTGCGTGACGAGGCCGGCGACGTCGATCGCCGACGATTCGTCCAGCGCCTGCTCGAGGAGTTCGACCGCTACCGGACCGATCTCGAGGCCGTCGTTCCGGCGTGGCGGGACCTCGCACTGACGCTCGGCCAGCGCGTGCGTGTCGATCGGGCGTCGGGCGAAGTCATCGGTGAGGCGGTCGACGTGACCGAGTCGGGGGCGCTCGTGGTCGAGACCGACGACGGCCGAGTGACGGTCGCTGCGGGAGACTGTGAACACTTGCGACCCGTCTGATCGAAACCGATTCAGTCTCGAGCGTTCGAATTACGTGGAAAAGAGGGAGACGACTGTCCTCGTCACAGCTCATCTGCGTCCGACTCTCACTCGACTGCGAGCTGTCGCTCGTCCGAGCGTTCGCTCGCCTCGTCGGGATCGACCTGCACCGTCAGCACCGGGACCGAGGCGCGCCGGACGACCCGTTCGGTGACGCTGCCGAGCAGGAGGCGGTCGATCCCGCCGCGGCCGTGGGTTCCCATCACCACCAGATCGCACTCCGCGGGATCTGCCTCGTCGACGATGACCTGACTCGGTGCCCCCTCGCGAACCTCGGTCTCGACGGTGATGTCCTCCGGTGCGAGTGCTTCGGCCCGCTCGACCGCCGCTTGCCCCTCGCCGCGGAGCGCGTCGCTGACGCCGTCGAGGGCAGTTTCCATCGGCAGCCCGCCATACCCGGCCGCGTTGACGACGTACAGTGTGCGGATCGCTGCGTCGTGCGCGCGAGCGAGTTCGAACGCGTACTCGAGTGCGTGTTCGACCTCTCGAGAGCCGTCGGTCGGGACGAGGATGGAGTCGTACATAGTGATATATGATACCATACAACGGGAATCTACATTAACATTATCCTGACACGTGAGAGGGTCAGGTTGAGTGACGTTTTTCGAGCGAGTTGCGGATCGCTCCGTGCTGTCGACGGATCGGAAATCGGGGAGGGGAAACGCTGATACAGCCGCCGCCCAAATCGGGGGGCATGAGTGACAACCCGTGGACGGATCGGATCGTCGGCGAGCGGATGGCCGTCGATCAGGAGTTCTCCGAGCGGATCCAGCAGTCGCGCTTCTCCAACCAGCAGTGGAGCCTGATCATGACCGCCACGGAGTTCGAAATCGAACAGCCAGACGATCCCGATCGGGCGCGGATCGTCGCCAACACGGACAAACTCGACGGGGTCATCCCCGAACTCGAGAACGTCCAGGCCGGGATGGGCGCGATGGGGGGCGCGGGAGCCGGGAACGCCGGTCAGAATTCCTCAAGCGGCGGGGTGTTCGACTCGATCATGGGCGCACTCGGGATGGGAGGCGACGGTGGCTCCTCGGAGAAAAAACAGCGGAAGGCAGCGGAACGGCTCACACAGGAGTACGCCGACGAACTCCAGTCACACCTCGAATCGAAGGGGAAATGGGAAACGGCTCGTCACGCTGCCGCGGACGGCCAGTAGCGGCGGACGGTCGAGTTTCGGCCGCCGCTATCACCGGCGCAGATCATCGCCGATCACAGATCACTGTCGCGAATCGTCGCCGATCGCCACACACCGCGGATCACCGATCACTACTGCTCAGTCCCCGGCGTGAAACATCGTGTACTCGCTCGCTTCGTAGATGTTGATGAGTTCGGTGACGAGTTCGTCGTGGGACTCGTCCTCGACGCGCAGTGCCTCTAACCGCTCGATCGTCTCCTCGTCGAGTTCGACGGATGGCATACCCGAAATTCGGTCGGCGAGTGGCAAAAACGCCACGGGGGCCTCGACGGGTCGGCGTCGCGCACGGGTCCGGCGCGAGTCACAGCACCTTTAGGCACGCTTCCCGACCGTCAGTGTATGAGCGACGAAGTCCAGACGACGACCTTCTCGATCAGTTCCGAAGACGGCGCGACCGACGAAATCACGATTCCGTCCGGTCTCGTCGACCTGGTCGCCGAGGGCGACCAGACCGACGCCGAGACGATCGGCGACGTCATGCTGCTGTCTTTCGCCAGCCGCGCCCACCACATCGTCCACCACGGCGAGGACGCCGACGAGGAACTCGAGGCGCAGGAAGCGGAAGTCATGGACCTCTTCGAGGAGCGCTTCGGCGTCACGTTCGGCGAAGCGACCGGTCATCAGCACTGAGCGTCCGAGAGCCGAATCACAGCCGCGATTTCTTCGTAGCAGTTCCCCTCGAGCACAATCGCTAGCGATCGGACAGTGAGCGACCGCTATCCGGCTCCGGCGGTTTCGTCTTCGGCTCCAGCAGTTCCGTCTTCGGTGGCTTCAGGCGCTCCGCCGTCGGTCGCGTCGGTTGTTCCGCCGTCGGTCGTTTCGGTTGTTCCGTTGTTGGCCGTCTCAGCCGTCCCTCCGTCGGTCGTCTCAGCCGTTTCATCGTCGGCCGTCTCAGCCGCTCCGCCATCGGTCGTCTCGGCGGGTCTCGTATTCGTTTCCGGCTCCGGTGGTGATTCGTTCGCGGGTTCGTTCCCGTCAGTGACCGGCTCGGAGTCGGCGTCTGGACCGGGTTCGTTCGGCTGCTCGGGTGCCGGCTGTTCTGGTTGCTCCGGCTGTTCGGGCTCCGGCTCCTCGGGTGGCACCGGCTGTTCGGGTTCGGTCGGCTGTTCCGGCTCGGGTGGCGTCTCGGCTTCACCGTCTGGCCCCGTCTCACCGTTTCCGTCCGCTTGCGCGCCGGCCTCCGGGACCGCATCGACGGCCACCGTTGTCTCAGCCGTCTGATTCTCGGTCGACACTGAGAGGATATATTCGCCGGGCTCGAGGTCCGCCGTCCCGTAATTCAGCGTGACCGTCTGCGTCTCACCGGACTCGAGCGTAACGGGAATCGGGTCACTGGGAACGCCGTCGACGGCAACCTCGAGAGCTTGTGTCCCCGCTCGATCGCCGACGTTTTCGATCACCGTCTCGACCGCGATGGGCTCACCCTGCTCGACCGGACTGTTGGTCCCCGCGATTGAGACGCCGAACGCCGCGGGTGCGGGGGGTTCCTCGACGGTCACCGTCGTCTCCGCAGTCTCGTTCGCGGTCGACACCGTGAGCGGGTACTCGCCGGGCTCGATACCGTCCGTTTCGGCCGTAAACGACACAGTCTCCGTCTCGCCGGACTCGAGCGAGACCGACGTGGCGTCGATGGTGGTGTCGCCAATCGCGAGCGAGACGGTCTGCGTTCCGTCCTCGCCGCCGACGTTCTCGAGGTCGGCCTCGACCTCGAGCGACTCTCCCCGTTCGACCGGGCTGTTCGTGCCCGCGATCGAGACGCCGAACGCAGCGGGGTCGGACGGCTCGATCTCGCCGGCGGTCGGCGTCTCGGCGGTGATCGGCTCCTCGTAGCCGAAGTTCGAGAAGTCGGCCTCCCAGACGAGCCGTTCGTCGTCGCTCTCGGGCGTCCACTCGACGGTGAACGTCTGCTGGCCCGGTTCGAATCCGGACGGCGGCTGATCGGTCGTGTTCCCCTCGACGAACCGGCTGTTCGCGCCCATCGAGGCGTCGTTGGGGTTCTCATAACTGAACGTCACGTCGATACCGTCCTCGGTGGGGGTCGTCTCCTCGAGCGCGATCGACGGCAGTTCGGGGCGCACTTCCTCATTGCACGCCTCGGACGGGTTCGGATAGTCGATACCGCCAACGGGGGCGGCCTCGGGCGAACTGATTCCCGAGATGTACGTGCCGAAGGTGCCGTAGTCCGGCACCTCGACGATCACCTGCTCGCCGTCCGTGGTGACGTCGCGCTCGGTGCCGATTTCGAAGACGATCGTCCCGTTATAGGGGGCCGGGATCTCGTCACCGGCAGTGACGAGGTCCTCCGCGATCGTGTCCCCGACGCCGCCGGACGTGTAGAACCACGTGCTCGCGGCGACCCGATCGCCCTCCTCGAGCGATGCGGTGACGACCGCTCGCTGGCAGTTCACGAACTCCACGTCGAATCCCGCGGGCGCGCCGTCGACCGTGTAGTCGACATCCGCCGTCTCGATGGGCGTTCCGTCGTCGGCCGCGACGACCGCCACCTCGAGCGTCGTATTCTCCGCGAGGGGTGGCTCGAGGTCGAACTCCTCGGGGCCGATCGTCTCGTTCGCGCCGAACGTCTCGCTCGTCGCGAGCTGCGTTCCGTTCCCGTCGGCAACGGTGATCGCGTACTCGACGGACGCGTTGGCCTGCGTGACGGTGAGCGTCTCGCCGTCACCGGTCTGGTCGGCCACCGAGAGGTTCGCCGTCGGCTCGTCGGGATCCGGTTCCTCGACCGCGTACTCGATGGATTCGTTCGCCAGCACCGCGTCGTCGGCCGCGGCGCGAACGGACACGTCGACCGTGGCGTTCTCCTCGAGCGGCGGCTCGAGGTCGAGGACCTCGTCCGAAACCGTCGCGTTCGCTTCGATTTCGTCGCTTTCGACTCGCTCACCGTCGTACTCGGCCGCGAGGACGTACGGCACCGACGCGCTCGCCGCGTCGACCGTGAGGGTCCCGCCGTCGCCCGTCTGGTTGTCCACCGAGAGGGACGCCTCGGGGTCAGTCTCGTTCTCCCCGGTGTCGTTCGCCACCGTGTACTCGAGAGAGTCGTTCGCGAGCGCCGTTCCATTCTCATCGACGACCGAGACATTGACCGTCGCGTTCGCCTCGAGCGGCGGCTCGAGCTCGAGCGAGAGGTTCGATACCGCCTCGCCGGCCGCGAACCTGTCGCTCTCCGTCGTCTCGCCGTCGTATGACGCGGTGACTGCGTAGGGAACGGAGGCGTTCGCTTCGTCGACGGTGAGCGTTTCGCCGTCACCCCGCTGATCGGCGACCGACAGCGTCGCGGTCGCCTCGTCCGGTTCATCCGGCTCGTCCGTGACCGTCACGAACGCGCCGTCGATCACCGGCGCGCCAGCGCCGCTGACGTACGGCACGTCTTCGTCGCCGTCGGACTCGGCGTACCGGAACGTTCCGTCGTCGTTCGTGTCGTGATGGGTGACCGCCACGATCGACCCGTTCTCCTCGAGGGGCTCGTCGAGTTCGATCGTGACGTTTTCGTGGTCGCCGGCCTCGAGGTACTCCGAGACGCCGATGATGGCGTCCGGATCGGCGTCGACGGCGAGTCCCTCGTAGACCGCGACGAAGCCGCCCTCGGAGAGCGACGCGTCTTCGATAGTGACCCGCTCCCCGTCGGACTCCTGATCGGGGACATCGATCGAGGCCGTCCCCTCGATCCGGTCGATCGTCTCGAGTCGCTGGGTGACCGTGATATCGACGTGCTGCGTGATCTGAGTCACGTCGTCGGTCTCTTCTCCCACCGCGTAGGCGGTCGCCTCGGACGCGCTTTCCTGGGTCAGGCGCTGCAGTTGCGTAATGCTGATCCGCTGGGACTGGACGGCGTGGGCCGTCTCCTGACAGGCGGATCGCGCCGCGATCTGGATCTGCGCGACCGTGGCCGACTGCGCCTGGACGAGAGCGCCGCTTGCACCCCCGTGTGCGAGTCGTTGGACTTGCGTGACCTCGACGAGTTGCGTCTGCGTCACCGCGCCCTCACCGGCACCGAACGCGGCCGCTTGGATCTGCTCGATCGTCACTTCCTGCCGCTGGATCGCGGACGTGACCGCCCCCTCGGCGGCACCGACCGCGGCGTACTGGATCTGCGTGATGGAGATCGACTGGCGCTGGACGAGCACGCCGCCCGCGCTCCCGTCGGCGGCTGCCTGGATCTGTTCGACGGTCGCCGACTGGCTCTGCGAAATAGCACCTTTCGCCGCGCCGAAGGTGGCCTCCTGGACCTGCGTGATCGAAATCCGCTGGCGCTGCTCGAGGCGGGTCGATTGGGACTGCTCGAGGCGGACGGACTGAACCTGCTTCAACGAGCCCCGGCTGGCTCCGCGGGCGGCCGCCTGCGTCTGCTCGACCGACACCGACTGCTTCTGGACGAGTGCCCCCTTCGACGCGCCGGCCGCGGCCTTCTGAATCTGCTTGATCGTCACCCGCTGGCGCTGCTCGACATCGACGCGCTGTTCCTGTCGCGCGTCGACTCGTTGCTCTCCCTCGAGCGCCGCAGGCGAACTCCCCGCGAGCGACCCGGCCGCACCGCCGGCGGCGGCGTGCTGGACGTGCTCGAGCGTCACCCGCTGGCGCTGTTCGACCGTGATCGACCGATACTGCGTCAGGACGCCGTAGGCCGAGCCCTGGGCGGCCTCCTGGACGTGCGGCGCTTTGCCGACGTCGCTCGCGCCAGCTTCCTTCGTGGCACCCGCGGCCGCGCCTCTGGTTGCGGCCTGAATCTGCTCGACGCTGACGTTCTGACTCTGTGCGAGAGCGCCGTGCGTCGCGCCCCAGGTCGCGCTCTGTAGCTGGGTCACATTGGCCGACTGGGACTGAGAGAGTCCGCCGTCGGTCGCCCCACCCACTGCGTACTGAATCTGGGTGGCGTTCACCGACTGGGACTGGATCAGCGAGCCGTGGACCGCACCCTTCGTCGCCGCCTGCACCTGCTCGGCCTCGACGGACTGGTGCTGTGCGACCGACGACCGCGCCCCCTCGAGCGCCGCCGCTCGCTGTTCCTGCGTCACCTCGATCCCCTGTGACTGGACGAGTTCGACCCCTTCCTCGACGCCGCTCTCGACGGCGGCTTCGGAATCTCCCTGGATTGCCGCCTGCGCGTTCGTCCCGTCGTCATCCGTCGCGTCGGCCTCCTCGAAGGCCACTAGTTCCGAACTAGCGTTCTGTGTCTGGGCAGCGCCCGCCTCCAGCGCGGCCTGTGACTCACCCGCGGCTGCCGGATCGTTTGCCGTCTCGGTGGTCGCACCGTCGGTCACGTCGAGCGGGTCCGAGCCACCGCTCAACGCGGGCAGCGCCACGACGCTTCCGACCATCGCGGCCGCGACCAGCGCGACGACAACGGTCGTTCGGCCGCGTCTCATCGCGCGATCACTCCGCGAGCGGGACGGTCGGTTCCGCCCGCCGGTTTCGATTCCGCCTTCGGCGATCCGGATTCAGCACGCCACCACTCCGACTCGCCCCCGTCCTCACCCCGCTTCCGTTCGTCCCCAGCTGCTTCCCGTCGAACCCCCGAATCGGCCGCGTCGGGACTCGCCGCGTAGTGCCCTCGATTGCCAGCCGCAGCACAACCAATTCGCATTTTCCCACCACGGGCCGAATTACAGCATAAGACCGCCGGTCGTTTCGGTTAGCGAGACGAGACAATCAGCTATTACCCGGTTCTCTCGAGGAGAAACGACGGACCGACGCCCGAACACCGCGACCACCGGCGAGCCCACAGGGGGCTCCCACCGTCACCGAAACTGAGAGGAAGCGCGCTGTTTCGATCGCTCTTCGACCCACCCTCGAGCCGATACCGGACCGATATCGACTCGAGAAGATACGTCAATAAGACGCCATCTGCCTTCGGAAACCGAAGTTTTGATCCCGGTTTACGAGAGAACGAGTGTATGGCAACGGAACGGAATTCGGTCGATCTCGTGGACGACACCGTCGTCCGGCAGTTCGCTCGAGCGGCGGTGCTCGCGGCGCTGATCGGTGTGACAGCGCTGGTTGGGATCCCGTATCCCCTCTCGCCGGCTCCGGTCACGCTTCAGGTACTGTTCGTCTTTCTCGCCGGACTCGTTCTGGGTCCGGTCTGGGGGGCGTTTTCGCTCCTGCTGTATCTCACGGCAGGTGCCGCTGGGGTTCCCGTGTTCTCGAACATGACCGCCGGTATCGGTGTCCTGTTGGGAAACACGGGCGGCTATCTGTGGTCGTATCCGATCGCCGCAGCCCTGATCGGCGTCATCGTCCATCGCGGGACGGCGCTCCGCGATCTGCGCAACGTGTCGCTCACGGTCGTCGTGGGTGCGCTCGTCGCGGCGACGATCGTCATCTACGCGATGGGATCGGTGTATATGTCCTGGGTGGCCGAAATAACGCTCTGGGAAGCCGTTACGGTCGCCGCGATCCCGTTCATTCCGGCTGAGATCGTCAAGATGACCGCCGCAGTCGCTATCGTCAGATCCGGCCGGATCACGCCGGTTCGATCGTGACGAGGCAACGATGATCGAGTTCGAGTCGGTCTCCTACGCGTTCGAGGACGTTCCCGTTCTCGAGGCGGTCACGCTCTCGATCGACGACGGCGAATTCGTCATCCTGGCGGGGGGCAACGGCAGCGGGAAGACGACGCTGTTGCGCCACTGCAACGGCCTCCTCGAGCCCGATTCCGGCGACGTTCTCGTCGACGGGACGCCCGTCGCAGAGGATCTGATCGCCGCGCGCTCGAGCGTGGGCATGGTCTTCCAGCACCCTCGCGATCAGTTCGTCGCCGCGACCGTCGGCGCGGACGTCGCCTTTGGCCCCGAGAACCTCGGGCTTGAGCGACGGGAGATCGACCGCCGGGTGACCGCCGCGCTCGAGGCGGTGAACATGGCCGGTCGGGAGGACGATCGAATCGACGCACTCTCGGGCGGCGAACAGTCCCGCGTCGCGATCGCTGGCGCGCTCGCGATGGAACCGACCCACCTCGTCCTCGACGAACCCTTCACCGGGCTCGACGAGCCCGCCCGCCGATCCGTGCTCGAGCGCCTCGAGTCGCTGTCGGCCGACGGCACCGGCGTCCTGCTCGCGACCCACGACCTCCGGGACGTCTGCGGACTCGCGGATCGCATCATCGCCATGCAGGACGGCCGCGTCGCCGTTGACGGACCGCCTGTGGCGGCGCTGGCGGAATTCCAGGGCCTCGAGATCCGGGTTCCGGGTCGGTGATCGCGATGACAGACCCGAGACGACCGCCACTGTCCGCGACGGACATCGGAGGAAAGCGGTGCTGACCTACGAACCCGACGCAACGCTCGCACACCGACTCGATCCCCGGACGAAGCTGGCGGTCCAGATCGGGTTCGCAGCGACTGCGCTGGCACACACGACGCCGCGAGCGCTGGCCGTCCTCTCCGCAGTGACGGCGATCGTCCTGTTTAGCGCGCACGTTTCGATCCGACGGACGCTCGTCGACTACCGATTCGCGCTGCTCATCCTCGCGCTCGCCCCGCTGATCGCGGGCGTAACCCTAGGTGCTCCCTGGTTCGACACCGCCGACGCCACCGCGTCGGGGCTGGCGAGTTACCGCGTCCTGCTCATCCTGCTCGTCAGCGCGGCTTACGTCCGCTCGACGCCGGTTCGGGACTCTCGAGCGGCGATTCAGCTGACGATTCCCGGGAAACCTGGTCAGCTCCTCGGCATCGGTGTCGCGCTCGTCTTTCGGTTTCTGCCCGTCTTGCAGGGCGATCTCCGGACGATCCGCGAGGCGATGGCCGCCCGACTCGGGACCGAACGGAGCGC is a window encoding:
- a CDS encoding tyrosine--tRNA ligase, translated to MDAYELLTRNVEEAVTDEEVRDLAAEPEGKRAYVGYEPSGVLHLGHLLTANKLIDLQEAGMEVVVLLADVHAYLNEKGSFEEIRATAEQMKAQFLAYGLEEAQTEFVYGSEFQLEEEYTLDLHHLERETTMNRAQRAMAEIQGDETAKVSHLVYPLMQTLDIEYLDLDLAVGGLDQRKVHMLAREKLPELEYDVRPAIHTPIVADLTSGEGKMSSSGGITISMEDSTADLEEKVNSAFCPPTRDPEGDLENPVLELFEYHIFPRFDEVVVERPEKYGGDLTYESYEELAADLESGELHPADAKGTLAASLDELIAPGREKLRELRS
- a CDS encoding biotin--[acetyl-CoA-carboxylase] ligase is translated as MNETRRAVLEALADGPASGPELADSLDISRAAVWKQIEALREANFEIESGPNGYELAAVEAYNAPAVEFGLEAPFSIEYHDSVGSTNDRARELAADGAADVAVLADEQTGGRGRLEREWAAPSGGVWVSVVTRPDITPAQAPLYTLAASVAAATAAREAGVDARIKWPNDVVVPVSDDGDYRKLAGILTEMEGQTDRVDWLVVGIGLNANLDADALPEGATSVRDEAGDVDRRRFVQRLLEEFDRYRTDLEAVVPAWRDLALTLGQRVRVDRASGEVIGEAVDVTESGALVVETDDGRVTVAAGDCEHLRPV
- a CDS encoding universal stress protein → MYDSILVPTDGSREVEHALEYAFELARAHDAAIRTLYVVNAAGYGGLPMETALDGVSDALRGEGQAAVERAEALAPEDITVETEVREGAPSQVIVDEADPAECDLVVMGTHGRGGIDRLLLGSVTERVVRRASVPVLTVQVDPDEASERSDERQLAVE
- a CDS encoding DUF5799 family protein, which encodes MSDNPWTDRIVGERMAVDQEFSERIQQSRFSNQQWSLIMTATEFEIEQPDDPDRARIVANTDKLDGVIPELENVQAGMGAMGGAGAGNAGQNSSSGGVFDSIMGALGMGGDGGSSEKKQRKAAERLTQEYADELQSHLESKGKWETARHAAADGQ
- a CDS encoding biotin transporter BioY, with the protein product MATERNSVDLVDDTVVRQFARAAVLAALIGVTALVGIPYPLSPAPVTLQVLFVFLAGLVLGPVWGAFSLLLYLTAGAAGVPVFSNMTAGIGVLLGNTGGYLWSYPIAAALIGVIVHRGTALRDLRNVSLTVVVGALVAATIVIYAMGSVYMSWVAEITLWEAVTVAAIPFIPAEIVKMTAAVAIVRSGRITPVRS
- a CDS encoding energy-coupling factor ABC transporter ATP-binding protein, which gives rise to MIEFESVSYAFEDVPVLEAVTLSIDDGEFVILAGGNGSGKTTLLRHCNGLLEPDSGDVLVDGTPVAEDLIAARSSVGMVFQHPRDQFVAATVGADVAFGPENLGLERREIDRRVTAALEAVNMAGREDDRIDALSGGEQSRVAIAGALAMEPTHLVLDEPFTGLDEPARRSVLERLESLSADGTGVLLATHDLRDVCGLADRIIAMQDGRVAVDGPPVAALAEFQGLEIRVPGR
- a CDS encoding energy-coupling factor transporter transmembrane protein EcfT; translation: MLTYEPDATLAHRLDPRTKLAVQIGFAATALAHTTPRALAVLSAVTAIVLFSAHVSIRRTLVDYRFALLILALAPLIAGVTLGAPWFDTADATASGLASYRVLLILLVSAAYVRSTPVRDSRAAIQLTIPGKPGQLLGIGVALVFRFLPVLQGDLRTIREAMAARLGTERSAVDRASTIGILGLTRAFDRADRLSLALQARCFAWNPTLPPLSFSYIDYPVLVIAVALAFSAFV